In Drosophila subpulchrella strain 33 F10 #4 breed RU33 chromosome 3R, RU_Dsub_v1.1 Primary Assembly, whole genome shotgun sequence, the following are encoded in one genomic region:
- the LOC119563265 gene encoding uncharacterized protein LOC119563265 isoform X1, translated as MQKRPKAEVKRVTGPAKPPRLKAAKKQLQFESPLPRRTRADQLQKQHHPINQEGQEQKQERRQQKRQQQKPADKVIAMPGSSQDADTDAAAEAAVDVPETEPAPWPDPHHPHPDPGQLTVSHSQSVPASSSSTSSAKKRLAEGCTSLMYACQRGDIVQVLAQMREKPQLLRQRDRSHRNALHYCAAQDVDRSKDLVAAASIAIAAPELLESADEDGFTPLHLAVIQGNLAMVNLLLANKADVNAVDNEGHSVVHWATVCGEVESLRAVLAAGASVAKPDANGGTPLHYAAQMCGASHDSKQQASSSTSSRLSLEILGILLSHPQSSVDVQDKDGRQPLLWAASAGSAKAVIALVKAGARVESSDKDGLTALHCAGSRGHTECIDTLIGLCGAPTDLIDSNGCTALHYAVTLGHADATARLLDLEADPNRQDRKGRTPAHCGCSKGQFETLKLLKERGANLWLRNAKGDLPLHEAAASGRRELLEWLLNQRPKQVNTTSNDGRSLLHIAAANDYTDMCKLLLDYGADVNAVYRNSRGLVLTPLDGALQRGHRSTAKFLQANGGQPANKVRLSSRRAGNPFHETNATDMVRPLKYVEKEELHDLRSSKKYVVYLKRSDSDNGNGNGNGKTEDPDPGDCSCSEQTYRKEQRLRHVCRRHKRRQLRRRTSSCGESKHERCSEICRSKSNIEIRRRKSRERYASSSEWEEEDDEEDSCENCCYHKRQKDRVVSRKRSTSSRKSKNREDSEEENHTVNSSPEKGSRKPLTVNGDHQGGNSSAKEPPPSSPTKEGTFIKSPTQSAKSEISAPMDSLLVEESHAVELTDEEQEAAKSVITQVDVHHDAEENQTSKSSEEQPAVEENGKEEVKLQLSEEETQLVSKEVEQVIKIAATALSSESKSSFSEEKPEEKELPKDSEEPEMEKPAEVAMESSKPPTPSAVPPPKPATPPPPPKEEAGGEKPQPNANTAEGVESVASEPPSDGKKTEQIEQAEAKPKPNSNPSPTPTPQPTPPPTAPPAEPKKPPTAPQPRPSTAQTPTSQPKEPPQREQETRRSFTLLASDSADDDPVPNPNSNPPASASDEPATERKSSFHVLKSDDSLDENGKRPGRKVDYDQAGNQVFQVVTEGASAVQLPSASELEKMEYEYEEYDDEYDDDDRDGMDPEHDSALRRFLSSGNRHGVGSSGAGTGGLGGSAAAGGSIADDTPEGMGNGRKRRLKKRVRSGNKTRSNWKNTQDSRDGSNMALATTKDQDSGFEPSPRAERSKIPTLRSAHTAHMPRRPIYATLDGRSCSSRMENRKPGDKGACDMGAVTRSIQRNIRRYYMERKIFQHLLELKSLQIRSSKLNEAVLVKRAVDDYHKSCVLLGGETGTRLRRYNFSEYTFKNFELFLYETLKGLQRPGTNNFQNINEVYEEAERRLSPDYNAYEKALQCTTKTHRCLHAAHAYTGIPCAAYIPMMNHHTMPKFGFGPYKKTGSVSSFFLPKILTSGRASSGRAAGGGTGGGTGGSASGNRCNHKVALELSHGKNKQLISLPAEKLDSNKRYYVTFTVKDSSGPSAYQQQQQQQ; from the exons ATGCAGAAGCGTCCGAAAGCGGAAGTGAAGCGCGTGACGGGGCCGGCCAAACCGCCTCGTCTGAAGGCCGCGAAAAAGCAATTGCAGTTCGAGAGTCCGCTGCCGCGAAGGACACGCGCCGACCAGTTGCAGAAGCAACATCATCCCATCAACCAGGAAGGCCAGGAGCAAAAGCAGGAGAGGAGGCAGCAGAAAAGGCAGCAGCAAAAACCAGCAGACAAAGTCATTGCTATGCCGGGCAGCAGCCAGGATGCGGACACGGATGCGGCAGCGGAAGCTGCAGTGGACGTGCCAGAAACAGAGCCAGCTCCATGGCCAGACCCACATCATCCACATCCAGATCCCGGCCAGCTAACGGTGTCACATTCACAGTCGGTccccgcctcctcctcctccacctcctccGCCAAAAAGCGTCTCGCCGAAGGTTGCACCAGTCTTATGTATGCCTGTCAGCGGGGCGACATTGTCCAAGTGCTCGCCCAAATGCGCGAAAAG ccCCAATTGCTGCGGCAGCGGGACCGAAGTCATCGCAACGCGCTGCACTATTGTGCCGCGCAGGACGTCGATCGGAGCAAGGACCTCGTGGCGGCCGCCAGCATCGCGATCGCAGCCCCCGAGCTGCTGGAGTCGGCGGACGAGGATGGCTTCACCCCGCTCCACCTGGCCGTCATCCAGGGCAACCTGGCCATGGTCAACCTACTGCTGGCCAACAAGGCGGACGTGAATGCGGTGGACAACGAGGGCCACTCGGTGGTGCACTGGGCCACGG TTTGCGGTGAGGTGGAGTCCTTGCGAGCGGTCCTGGCGGCAGGAGCAAGTGTGGCCAAGCCGGACGCCAATGGAGGGACTCCGCTGCACTATGCCGCCCAGATGTGCGGAGCCAGTCACGATAGCAAGCAGCAGGCCAGTTCCAGCACCAGTTCGAGGCTCTCCTTGGAGATCCTGGGCATCTTGCTGTCCCATCCCCAGAGCAGTGTCGATGTCCAGGACAAGGATGGACGACAGCCGCTTCTTTGGGCCGCCTCCGCAGGATCAGCGAAGGCAGTGATTGCCCTGGTTAAAGCGGGTGCCAGAGTGGAGTCCTCGGACAA GGATGGCCTCACTGCCTTGCATTGTGCTGGTTCCCGAGGACACACCGAATGCATTGACACTCTAATAGGCCTTTGTGGTGCCCCCACTGATCTTATCGACTCCAATGGCTGCACAGCCCTGCATTATGCCGTAACTTTGGGTCACGCAGATGCCACAGCTAGATTGTTGGACCTGGAGGCGGATCCCAATCGCCAGGATCGCAAGGGACGCACACCAGCCCATTGCGGGTGCTCCAAAGGACAATTTGAGACCTTGAAGTTGCTAAAGGAGCGCGGTGCAAATCTTTGGCTGCGCAATGCCAAAGGGGATCTGCCGCTCCACGAGGCCGCCGCCTCTGGCAGAAGGGAGCTCCTGGAGTGGCTCCTCAACCAACGCCCCAAACAGGTGAACACCACTAGCAATGATGGACGTAGCCTTCTGCACATTGCGGCTGCTAATGATTACACGGATATGTGTAAACTTCTACTGGATTACGGAGCAGATGTGAATGCCGTGTATAGGAATTCCAGAGGATTGGTCCTAACTCCACTAGATGGAGCTTTGCAAAGAGGTCATCGCTCCACGGCCAAGTTCCTTCAGGCCAATGGGGGTCAACCGGCCAATAAAGTAAGATTGTCCAGCAGAAGGGCTGGGAATCCCTTCCATGAAACCAATGCCACGGATATGGTGAGACCTCTGAAGTATGTGGAGAAGGAGGAACTGCATGATCTGCGCAGCTCTAAGAAGTATGTGGTTTACCTAAAGCGCTCCGATTCTGATAATGGGAATGGTAATGGTAATGGTAAGACGGAGGATCCCGATCCTGGCGACTGCAGCTGCTCGGAGCAGACTTACCGCAAGGAGCAGCGATTGAGGCACGTTTGCCGGCGACACAAGAGGAGGCAACTGAGGAGGCGGACCAGCAGTTGTGGCGAGTCCAAGCACGAGCGATGCAGTGAGATCTGCCGCTCCAAGAGCAACATCGAGATTCGGAGGAGGAAATCACGCGAGCGGTACGCCAGTTCCAGTGAGtgggaggaggaggacgatgAGGAGGACTCCTGCGAGAACTGTTGCTACCACAAGCGTCAAAAGGATCGAGTGGTTTCCCGCAAGCGTTCCACATCCTCCAGAAAGTCAAAAAACCGGGAAGATAGCGAGGAGGAGAATCATACAGTCAACTCTTCGCCGGAAAAGGGTTCCAGGAAACCACTGACCGTTAATGGGGATCATCAGGGTGGTAACTCCAGTGCAAAGGAGCCACCCCCATCTTCGCCAACCAAGGAAGGCACCTTCATCAAGTCACCAACCCAAAGCGCCAAGAGCGAGATATCCGCTCCAATGGACAGTCTTCTGGTGGAGGAGTCCCATGCAGTGGAGCTAACAGATGAAGAACAGGAGGCGGCCAAGTCGGTGATTACACAGGTTGATGTCCATCATGATGCCGAGGAGAATCAGACTTCCAAATCGTCCGAGGAGCAACCAGCTGTAGAGGAAAATGGTAAGGAGGAAGTCAAGCTGCAGCTGAGTGAAGAGGAAACCCAGTTGGTGTCCAAGGAGGTGGAGCAGGTGATCAAGATAGCAGCCACTGCGTTGAGCAGCGAGTCCAAGAGTTCCTTCAGTGAGGAAAAGCCAGAGGAGAAAGAGCTTCCCAAAGATAGTGAAGAACCTGAAATGGAAAAACCTGCAGAGGTTGCTATGGAATCCTCAAAGCCTCCAACCCCCTCTGCGGTACCACCCCCTAagcctgccacgcccccaccaCCCCCAAAAGAGGAGGCTGGCGGAGAGAAACCACAGCCAAATGCCAACACTGCCGAAGGGGTTGAATCTGTGGCTTCAGAGCCACCTTCTGATGGCAAAAAAACCGAGCAGATTGAGCAGGCTGAAGCCAAACCGAAACCAAATAGCAATCCTAGTCCAACACCCACTCCGCAACCCACTCCTCCACCCACCGCTCCCCCTGCAGAGCCGAAAAAGCCGCCAACCGCACCACAGCCACGCCCATCCACAGCCCAAACGCCCACCTCCCAGCCGAAGGAGCCACCGCAAAGAGAACAGGAGACAAGGCGCTCCTTCACACTCCTGGCCTCCGATTCGGCGGACGATGACCCAGTTCCCAATCCGAATTCCAATCCTCCAGCTTCAGCATCCGATGAGCCAGCCACCGAGCGGAAATCGAGCTTCCATGTGCTGAAAAGCGATGACTCCCTAGATGAAAATGGTAAGAGACCTGGTCGCAAGGTCGACTACGACCAGGCGGGCAATCAAGTCTTTCAGGTGGTGACCGAAGGGGCATCTGCGGTCCAGCTGCCCAGTGCCTCGGAGCTGGAGAAGATGGAGTATGAGTATGAGGAGTACGATGATGAgtacgatgatgatgataggGATGGTATGGATCCAGAGCATGATAGTGCCTTGCGTCGCTTTCTCAGCAGCGGAAATCGACATGGTGTTGGGAGTTCTGGAGCAGGGACAGGAGGATTGGGTGGATCAGCAGCAGCTGGAGGATCCATTGCAGATGACACACCGGAGGGCATGGGTAATGGAAGGAAACGGCGGCTTAAAAAGCGCGTGCGCAGCGGCAACAAAACGCGCAGCAACTGGAAAAACACTCAGGACTCACGCGATGGCAGCAACATGGCTTTGGCCACCACCAAGGATCAGGACTCAGGCTTTGAGCCTAGTCCTCGGGCGGAGCGCAGCAAGATACCCACTCTGCGGTCTGCCCACACTGCGCACATGCCGCGTCGGCCCATCTACGCCACTTTGGATGGACGCTCCTGCAGCAGCAGGATGGAGAATCGTAAGCCTGGCGATAAGGGAGCCTGCGACATGGGTGCTGTGACCAGGTCCATACAGCGCAACATAAGGAG ATATTATATGGAACGCAAGATCTTCCAGCATCTCCTGGAGCTTAAATCGCTGCAGATTCGGTCCAGTAAATTGAATGAGGCGGTCCTGGTAAAGCGGGCAGTAGATGACTACCACAAGTCCTGCGTCCTTTTGGGCGGCGAAACGGGAACGCGACTCAGGCGCTACAACTTCAGCGAGTACACGTTCAAGAACTTCGAGCTCTTCCTCTACGAGACGCTCAAGGGACTCCAGCGACCGGGCACCAACAACTTCCAGAACATCAACGAGGTGTACGAGGAG GCGGAGCGCCGGCTGAGTCCGGATTACAATGCCTACGAGAAGGCGCTGCAGTGCACCACCAAGACGCACCGATGTCTTCATGCGGCCCATGCCTACACGGGAATACCCTGCGCCGCTTACA TACCCATGATGAATCATCACACGATGCCAAAGTTCGGCTTTGGACCGTACAAGAAGACCGGCAGCGTGAGCAGTTTCTTCCTGCCCAAAATCCTGACCAGCGGTCGCGCCTCCAGCGGACGAGCGGCGGGCGGCGGTACGGGTGGCGGTACGGGTGGCAGCGCGAGCGGTAACCGCTGCAATCACAAGGTGGCGCTGGAATTGTCGCACGGAAAGAACAAACAGCTAATTTCACTGCCCGCGGAAAAGTTGGACAGCAATAAGCGATACTACGTGACGTTCACAGTTAAGGACTCCTCGGGGCCATCGGCgtaccagcagcagcagcagcagcagtag
- the LOC119563265 gene encoding uncharacterized protein LOC119563265 isoform X2 produces the protein MFASPLEFDIVLRAKNASDNLPQLLRQRDRSHRNALHYCAAQDVDRSKDLVAAASIAIAAPELLESADEDGFTPLHLAVIQGNLAMVNLLLANKADVNAVDNEGHSVVHWATVCGEVESLRAVLAAGASVAKPDANGGTPLHYAAQMCGASHDSKQQASSSTSSRLSLEILGILLSHPQSSVDVQDKDGRQPLLWAASAGSAKAVIALVKAGARVESSDKDGLTALHCAGSRGHTECIDTLIGLCGAPTDLIDSNGCTALHYAVTLGHADATARLLDLEADPNRQDRKGRTPAHCGCSKGQFETLKLLKERGANLWLRNAKGDLPLHEAAASGRRELLEWLLNQRPKQVNTTSNDGRSLLHIAAANDYTDMCKLLLDYGADVNAVYRNSRGLVLTPLDGALQRGHRSTAKFLQANGGQPANKVRLSSRRAGNPFHETNATDMVRPLKYVEKEELHDLRSSKKYVVYLKRSDSDNGNGNGNGKTEDPDPGDCSCSEQTYRKEQRLRHVCRRHKRRQLRRRTSSCGESKHERCSEICRSKSNIEIRRRKSRERYASSSEWEEEDDEEDSCENCCYHKRQKDRVVSRKRSTSSRKSKNREDSEEENHTVNSSPEKGSRKPLTVNGDHQGGNSSAKEPPPSSPTKEGTFIKSPTQSAKSEISAPMDSLLVEESHAVELTDEEQEAAKSVITQVDVHHDAEENQTSKSSEEQPAVEENGKEEVKLQLSEEETQLVSKEVEQVIKIAATALSSESKSSFSEEKPEEKELPKDSEEPEMEKPAEVAMESSKPPTPSAVPPPKPATPPPPPKEEAGGEKPQPNANTAEGVESVASEPPSDGKKTEQIEQAEAKPKPNSNPSPTPTPQPTPPPTAPPAEPKKPPTAPQPRPSTAQTPTSQPKEPPQREQETRRSFTLLASDSADDDPVPNPNSNPPASASDEPATERKSSFHVLKSDDSLDENGKRPGRKVDYDQAGNQVFQVVTEGASAVQLPSASELEKMEYEYEEYDDEYDDDDRDGMDPEHDSALRRFLSSGNRHGVGSSGAGTGGLGGSAAAGGSIADDTPEGMGNGRKRRLKKRVRSGNKTRSNWKNTQDSRDGSNMALATTKDQDSGFEPSPRAERSKIPTLRSAHTAHMPRRPIYATLDGRSCSSRMENRKPGDKGACDMGAVTRSIQRNIRRYYMERKIFQHLLELKSLQIRSSKLNEAVLVKRAVDDYHKSCVLLGGETGTRLRRYNFSEYTFKNFELFLYETLKGLQRPGTNNFQNINEVYEEAERRLSPDYNAYEKALQCTTKTHRCLHAAHAYTGIPCAAYIPMMNHHTMPKFGFGPYKKTGSVSSFFLPKILTSGRASSGRAAGGGTGGGTGGSASGNRCNHKVALELSHGKNKQLISLPAEKLDSNKRYYVTFTVKDSSGPSAYQQQQQQQ, from the exons ATGTTCGCCTCGCCGCTGGAGTTCGATATTGTTTTGCGCGCCAAAAATGCCAGCGATAATCTG ccCCAATTGCTGCGGCAGCGGGACCGAAGTCATCGCAACGCGCTGCACTATTGTGCCGCGCAGGACGTCGATCGGAGCAAGGACCTCGTGGCGGCCGCCAGCATCGCGATCGCAGCCCCCGAGCTGCTGGAGTCGGCGGACGAGGATGGCTTCACCCCGCTCCACCTGGCCGTCATCCAGGGCAACCTGGCCATGGTCAACCTACTGCTGGCCAACAAGGCGGACGTGAATGCGGTGGACAACGAGGGCCACTCGGTGGTGCACTGGGCCACGG TTTGCGGTGAGGTGGAGTCCTTGCGAGCGGTCCTGGCGGCAGGAGCAAGTGTGGCCAAGCCGGACGCCAATGGAGGGACTCCGCTGCACTATGCCGCCCAGATGTGCGGAGCCAGTCACGATAGCAAGCAGCAGGCCAGTTCCAGCACCAGTTCGAGGCTCTCCTTGGAGATCCTGGGCATCTTGCTGTCCCATCCCCAGAGCAGTGTCGATGTCCAGGACAAGGATGGACGACAGCCGCTTCTTTGGGCCGCCTCCGCAGGATCAGCGAAGGCAGTGATTGCCCTGGTTAAAGCGGGTGCCAGAGTGGAGTCCTCGGACAA GGATGGCCTCACTGCCTTGCATTGTGCTGGTTCCCGAGGACACACCGAATGCATTGACACTCTAATAGGCCTTTGTGGTGCCCCCACTGATCTTATCGACTCCAATGGCTGCACAGCCCTGCATTATGCCGTAACTTTGGGTCACGCAGATGCCACAGCTAGATTGTTGGACCTGGAGGCGGATCCCAATCGCCAGGATCGCAAGGGACGCACACCAGCCCATTGCGGGTGCTCCAAAGGACAATTTGAGACCTTGAAGTTGCTAAAGGAGCGCGGTGCAAATCTTTGGCTGCGCAATGCCAAAGGGGATCTGCCGCTCCACGAGGCCGCCGCCTCTGGCAGAAGGGAGCTCCTGGAGTGGCTCCTCAACCAACGCCCCAAACAGGTGAACACCACTAGCAATGATGGACGTAGCCTTCTGCACATTGCGGCTGCTAATGATTACACGGATATGTGTAAACTTCTACTGGATTACGGAGCAGATGTGAATGCCGTGTATAGGAATTCCAGAGGATTGGTCCTAACTCCACTAGATGGAGCTTTGCAAAGAGGTCATCGCTCCACGGCCAAGTTCCTTCAGGCCAATGGGGGTCAACCGGCCAATAAAGTAAGATTGTCCAGCAGAAGGGCTGGGAATCCCTTCCATGAAACCAATGCCACGGATATGGTGAGACCTCTGAAGTATGTGGAGAAGGAGGAACTGCATGATCTGCGCAGCTCTAAGAAGTATGTGGTTTACCTAAAGCGCTCCGATTCTGATAATGGGAATGGTAATGGTAATGGTAAGACGGAGGATCCCGATCCTGGCGACTGCAGCTGCTCGGAGCAGACTTACCGCAAGGAGCAGCGATTGAGGCACGTTTGCCGGCGACACAAGAGGAGGCAACTGAGGAGGCGGACCAGCAGTTGTGGCGAGTCCAAGCACGAGCGATGCAGTGAGATCTGCCGCTCCAAGAGCAACATCGAGATTCGGAGGAGGAAATCACGCGAGCGGTACGCCAGTTCCAGTGAGtgggaggaggaggacgatgAGGAGGACTCCTGCGAGAACTGTTGCTACCACAAGCGTCAAAAGGATCGAGTGGTTTCCCGCAAGCGTTCCACATCCTCCAGAAAGTCAAAAAACCGGGAAGATAGCGAGGAGGAGAATCATACAGTCAACTCTTCGCCGGAAAAGGGTTCCAGGAAACCACTGACCGTTAATGGGGATCATCAGGGTGGTAACTCCAGTGCAAAGGAGCCACCCCCATCTTCGCCAACCAAGGAAGGCACCTTCATCAAGTCACCAACCCAAAGCGCCAAGAGCGAGATATCCGCTCCAATGGACAGTCTTCTGGTGGAGGAGTCCCATGCAGTGGAGCTAACAGATGAAGAACAGGAGGCGGCCAAGTCGGTGATTACACAGGTTGATGTCCATCATGATGCCGAGGAGAATCAGACTTCCAAATCGTCCGAGGAGCAACCAGCTGTAGAGGAAAATGGTAAGGAGGAAGTCAAGCTGCAGCTGAGTGAAGAGGAAACCCAGTTGGTGTCCAAGGAGGTGGAGCAGGTGATCAAGATAGCAGCCACTGCGTTGAGCAGCGAGTCCAAGAGTTCCTTCAGTGAGGAAAAGCCAGAGGAGAAAGAGCTTCCCAAAGATAGTGAAGAACCTGAAATGGAAAAACCTGCAGAGGTTGCTATGGAATCCTCAAAGCCTCCAACCCCCTCTGCGGTACCACCCCCTAagcctgccacgcccccaccaCCCCCAAAAGAGGAGGCTGGCGGAGAGAAACCACAGCCAAATGCCAACACTGCCGAAGGGGTTGAATCTGTGGCTTCAGAGCCACCTTCTGATGGCAAAAAAACCGAGCAGATTGAGCAGGCTGAAGCCAAACCGAAACCAAATAGCAATCCTAGTCCAACACCCACTCCGCAACCCACTCCTCCACCCACCGCTCCCCCTGCAGAGCCGAAAAAGCCGCCAACCGCACCACAGCCACGCCCATCCACAGCCCAAACGCCCACCTCCCAGCCGAAGGAGCCACCGCAAAGAGAACAGGAGACAAGGCGCTCCTTCACACTCCTGGCCTCCGATTCGGCGGACGATGACCCAGTTCCCAATCCGAATTCCAATCCTCCAGCTTCAGCATCCGATGAGCCAGCCACCGAGCGGAAATCGAGCTTCCATGTGCTGAAAAGCGATGACTCCCTAGATGAAAATGGTAAGAGACCTGGTCGCAAGGTCGACTACGACCAGGCGGGCAATCAAGTCTTTCAGGTGGTGACCGAAGGGGCATCTGCGGTCCAGCTGCCCAGTGCCTCGGAGCTGGAGAAGATGGAGTATGAGTATGAGGAGTACGATGATGAgtacgatgatgatgataggGATGGTATGGATCCAGAGCATGATAGTGCCTTGCGTCGCTTTCTCAGCAGCGGAAATCGACATGGTGTTGGGAGTTCTGGAGCAGGGACAGGAGGATTGGGTGGATCAGCAGCAGCTGGAGGATCCATTGCAGATGACACACCGGAGGGCATGGGTAATGGAAGGAAACGGCGGCTTAAAAAGCGCGTGCGCAGCGGCAACAAAACGCGCAGCAACTGGAAAAACACTCAGGACTCACGCGATGGCAGCAACATGGCTTTGGCCACCACCAAGGATCAGGACTCAGGCTTTGAGCCTAGTCCTCGGGCGGAGCGCAGCAAGATACCCACTCTGCGGTCTGCCCACACTGCGCACATGCCGCGTCGGCCCATCTACGCCACTTTGGATGGACGCTCCTGCAGCAGCAGGATGGAGAATCGTAAGCCTGGCGATAAGGGAGCCTGCGACATGGGTGCTGTGACCAGGTCCATACAGCGCAACATAAGGAG ATATTATATGGAACGCAAGATCTTCCAGCATCTCCTGGAGCTTAAATCGCTGCAGATTCGGTCCAGTAAATTGAATGAGGCGGTCCTGGTAAAGCGGGCAGTAGATGACTACCACAAGTCCTGCGTCCTTTTGGGCGGCGAAACGGGAACGCGACTCAGGCGCTACAACTTCAGCGAGTACACGTTCAAGAACTTCGAGCTCTTCCTCTACGAGACGCTCAAGGGACTCCAGCGACCGGGCACCAACAACTTCCAGAACATCAACGAGGTGTACGAGGAG GCGGAGCGCCGGCTGAGTCCGGATTACAATGCCTACGAGAAGGCGCTGCAGTGCACCACCAAGACGCACCGATGTCTTCATGCGGCCCATGCCTACACGGGAATACCCTGCGCCGCTTACA TACCCATGATGAATCATCACACGATGCCAAAGTTCGGCTTTGGACCGTACAAGAAGACCGGCAGCGTGAGCAGTTTCTTCCTGCCCAAAATCCTGACCAGCGGTCGCGCCTCCAGCGGACGAGCGGCGGGCGGCGGTACGGGTGGCGGTACGGGTGGCAGCGCGAGCGGTAACCGCTGCAATCACAAGGTGGCGCTGGAATTGTCGCACGGAAAGAACAAACAGCTAATTTCACTGCCCGCGGAAAAGTTGGACAGCAATAAGCGATACTACGTGACGTTCACAGTTAAGGACTCCTCGGGGCCATCGGCgtaccagcagcagcagcagcagcagtag